A single genomic interval of Penicillium psychrofluorescens genome assembly, chromosome: 2 harbors:
- a CDS encoding uncharacterized protein (ID:PFLUO_002381-T1.cds;~source:funannotate) — protein MSNRYSVFSTQSTGLSAGPRPQHATQVSTTTLLNALHSFYTAGQPYQLDASTSLAVNSWVTAATNLPDGRSGATVDRDLAVRAWEHARRRAEDGCVVLCSTHQSTPSLLEPFLAALPLPTPDVTFAALAALRPFLSAVTAFNPSYALHSALSASYTLTLQGNVVELSLALSTSGINVRKGLLDIPKEAGYRAFDVFYYLLTSASSAAERQFLDLKDLSAYALLNRSSTYSPPSYLPAADDAAAAEDFRASLKTIGIKGASLRGLLSVLAGLIKLGDAAGFQVDEEDLEEICEDVGGLLGLDPEILLHKCSTDDREVLITGIYEALVDWVIRQANEAIAAEVQNTLENDSSNGGAGTQWANEDTVSLAVVDIPRPALGKAIAMRGVFDDNLGINAEMKEDGIHIPPIGSSVVNEMTGAVAQVEPDLGINTGAAGREREYELDKRQGVLEKVGVEIEGDSFLRRVLFPVDGEGISVGKRGRFDLSTMLGSSRVWYHLSVHPTDDSPDHLNGSTSAWSAGAVSRQLRDWRFPEWANRRLKQLDFTADFDVEEFVDRYARLGCTEGQDGVENWIMERGWSNGDAVVGHQRVWMRESAWWEAESMLDLKPDENPQNPFVYGATMYDTGIAPAVNPLGEATSLMGSRDDILMQQAGLAAPSVFGGAKSIAPSMPFTHAASGGDYGLGLKGDDKKGDIAYYDDYGRYMGDLDAEFGDPKHIEKKSITPGRRIWAGFVWALTFWIPSFVLKFVGRMKRPDIRMAWREKLVLVLLILLFNGIVCFYIIAFGDLLCPNKDKAWNNQQVGWHTTDDDFFVSIHGRVYDITKFWRLQHSDKTGYDTDASNMKPFAGLNLDGYFPPPLVRYCAPFVTSQDIQMRNNDSTAVLYSNAVHSSGPVEQPDPGTKLHELSWYQDIFLPKIANYYKGELVWSTGTIQSQANNYQRYWVIVDQKVYDLTNYFYTINQMAGYKGYEFLPEEVTTLFKNFPGTDVTDKWQDTAPFRNAQQCLDYVFYVGKVDFRDSPRCTVNNWILLAFTILICAVILVKFLAALQLGSKRRPAPQDKFVICLVPAYTEGEDALRKGLDSLTALQYDNKRKLICVVCDGMIVGGGNDRPTPKIVLDILGVDPKMDPPALPFRSVGQGSEQLNYGKVYSGLYEYEGNVVPYIVVVKVGKESEQSKSKPGNRGKRDSQILMMNFLNRVHHRAPMSPLELEMFHQVNNVIGVDPELYEYCFMVDADTSVKEDSLNRLVAACAADAKIAGICGETSLQNEERSWWTMIQVYEYYISHHLAKSFESLFGSVTCLPGCFCLYRLRTADKGRPLIISDKVISEYADNDIDTLHKKNLLSLGEDRYLTTLMTKHFPTMRYKFIPDAFASTAAPETWSVLLSQRRRWINSTIHNLVELAALKDLCGFCCFSMRFVVLVDLLGTIILPATCVYLGYLIYRVASGTGPFPIISIAMLAGVYGLQAIIFIIKRQWQHVGWMIIYIIAFPIYSFVLPLYSFWFQDDFTWGNTRVVIGEKGDKRVIAVEDEGFDPRSIPLQRWDDYAMANSLPGRRGDFGASQEKVYSTGRYVDETAMEMDDMHSQYSSVRPASTILTGFPGQARQVNPYMPPQSPGPFMGGTNMPGNRNSHMSNFSRYTDYPQMGGGPPTAPSRHMSVGNLSAYQDQPNLHSSRHSIGLMQSTENLLSNSRSRSPMGQYPSRPASTTLDFRSASSGPDELAITEAIRSCLAEVDLDTVTKKQVRSLVEQRLQTSLTGDKRGFLDRQIDQELANM, from the exons ATGTCGAACCGCTACTCGGTCTTCTCGACCCAATCCACGGGCCTATCGGCCGGACCGCGGCCACAGCATGCGACGCAGGTCTCGACCACGACCTTGCTGAATGCTCTACACTCGTTCTACACCGCGGGTCAACCTTATCAGCTTGACGCGAGCACCAGCCTGGCCGTCAACTCCTGGGTCACGGCGGCTACCAACCTCCCTGATGGCCGTAGCGGAGCCACGGTGGACCGCGACCTGGCCGTGAGAGCTTGGGAACAtgctcggcgacgggcagaGGATGGCTGTGTTGTTTTATG CTCGACACATCAGTCCACCCCATCCCTTCTAGAACCATTTCTCGCCGCGCTGCCACTGCCCACTCCGGACGTTACATTCGCCGCTCTAGCCGCCTTGCGACCCTTTCTGTCTGCAGTCACAGCATTTAACCCGTCTTACGCCCTGCATTCGGCCCTGTCGGCCTCCTACACCTTGACGCTGCAGGGAAACGTCGTTGAACTCTCTCTGGCTCTGTCGACCTCCGGTATCAACGTGCGGAAGGGTTTGTTGGATATTCCGAAGGAGGCGGGCTATCGTGCCTTTGACGTCTTTTATTATCTTCtgacctccgcctcctcggCCGCGGAGCGTCAATTCCTGGATCTCAAGGATCTTTCGGCTTATGCCCTGCTCAACCGATCCAGCACGTATTCGCCTCCATCCTATCTGCCAGCAGCGGAcgatgcagcagctgcgGAAGACTTTCGGGCCTCGCTGAAGACCATTGGTATCAAGGGAGCTTCCCTGCGAGGCTTACTGTCAGTGCTTGCAGGTCTGATCAAGCTTGGTGACGCAGCAGGCTTCCAggtggacgaagaggatctggaggagATCTGTGAGGATGTCGGTGGGCTGCTTGGATTGGATCCGGAGATTCTGCTGCACAAATGCTCTACAGATGATCGTGAGGTCTTGATTACTGGGATCTACGAGGCGCTGGTCGATTGGGTGATCAGGCAAGCGAACGAAGCCATCGCAGCCGAAGTTCAAAACACGCTGGAGAATGATTCCAGCAATGGCGGCGCCGGCACTCAGTGGGCGAATGAAGACACTGTCAGTCTGGCCGTGGTCGATATTCCGCGGCCCGCTCTCGGCAAAGCTATTGCAATGAGAGGCGTCTTTGACGATAATCTGGGAATCAACgccgagatgaaggaggacGGCATTCATATTCCCCCGATAGGGTCTTCTGTCGTCAATGAAATGACTGGTGCAGTGGCACAAGTCGAGCCTGACCTTGGCATCAATACTGGCGCGGCTGGACGAGAACGTGAATACGAGCTCGATAAACGACAGGGGGTCCTGGAGAAGGTCGGGGTAGAGATTGAAGGGGACTCTTTCCTGCGACGAGTGCTCTTCCCCGTGGATGGCGAGGGCATCTCTGTCGGCAAACGAGGTCGCTTCGATCTTTCCACTATGCTCGGCAGCAGTCGGGTGTGGTACCATCTCTCAGTCCACCCAACCGACGACTCTCCAGACCACTTGAACGGTTCTACCTCGGCCTGGTCAGCGGGCGCCGTGTCGCGTCAGCTGCGAGATTGGCGATTCCCTGAATGGGCTAACCGACGCCTGAAGCAGCTCGACTTCACCGCCGATTTTGACGTCGAGGAGTTTGTCGACCGTTACGCGCGATTAGGCTGCACTGAAGGCCAAGACGGTGTTGAGAACTGGATCATGGAGAGGGGCTGGAGCAACGGCGATGCTGTTGTTGGCCACCAACGGGTCTGGATGAGAGAGAGTGCATGGTGGGAAGCCGAGTCTATGCTCGATCTCAAGCCAGACGAAAATCCCCAAAATCCCTTTGTGTATGGTGCGACCATGTACGACACGGGCATAGCCCCCGCTGTCAACCCTCTCGGCGAGGCGACTAGCCTTATGGGAAGTCGAGATGATATCCTCATGCAACAAGCAGGCCTCGCGGCTCCGAGTGTTTTTGGAGGGGCCAAGTCGATCGCCCCGAGCATGCCATTTACCCATGCCGCCAGCGGTGGTGACTATGGGCTGGGCCTCAAGGGAGACGATAAGAAGGGCGACATTGCATACTACGACGACTACGGCCGATACATGGGTGACCTTGATGCCGAATTCGGAGACCCCAAACATATCGAGAAGAAAAGTATCACTCCGGGTCGTCGGATTTGGGCAGGATTTGTCTGGGCGCTGACATTTTGGATCCCATCCTTCGTGCTGAAGTTTGTTGGCCGTATGAAGCGCCCGGATATTCGAATGGCCTGGCGAGAGAAACTGGTCCTGGTGCTCCTGATCCTGCTTTTCAATGGGATTGTCTGCTTCTACATCATTGCATTTGGTGACCTGCTTTGTCCCAACAAAGATAAAGCCTGGAATAACCAGCAGGTCGGCTGGCATACGACAGACGATGATTTTTTTGTCAGCATCCATGGCCGGGTCTACGACATCACCAAGTTCTGGCGGTTGCAACACAGTGATAAGACCGGCTACGACACTGACGCGAGCAACATGAAGCCCTTCGCCGGGTTGAACTTGGACGGTTATTTCCCCCCTCCGCTCGTTCGATACTGCGCCCCGTTCGTCACCAGCCAGGACATCCAGATGAGGAACAACGACTCGACCGCTGTCCTGTACTCAAATGCGGTACACTCCTCCGGACCGGTGGAGCAGCCTGATCCTGGCACGAAACTCCACGAACTCAGCTGGTACCAAGACATCTTCCTACCGAAGATCGCCAATTACTACAAAGGTGAATTGGTGTGGTCGACGGGCACAATTCAAAGCCAAGCCAATAATTATCAGCGGTATTGGGTTATCGTGGACCAGAAGGTTTACGACTTGACGAACTACTTTTACACGATCAACCAGATGGCCGGTTACAAGGGGTATGAATTCCTGCCGGAAGAGGTCACTACGCTCTTCAAAAACTTTCCGGGAACCGACGTGACCGATAAGTGGCAAGACACGGCGCCTTTCCGCAATGCCCAGCAGTGCTTGGACTATGTGTTCTATGTTGGCAAGGTTGATTTCCGCGACTCACCTCGGTGTACCGTGAACAACTGGATTCTCCTGGCGTTCACCATCCTGATCTGTGCGGTGATCCTCGTCAAGTTCCTTGCGGCTCTGCAGTTAGGATCCAAACGTCGACCGGCGCCCCAGGACAAATTCGTGATTTGTCTAGTCCCAGCGTACACGGAAGGCGAGGATGCATTACGCAAAGGGCTGGATTCATTGACGGCACTGCAGTACGATAACAAGAGGAAGCTGATCTGTGTGGTCTGCGACGGTATGATCGTTGGTGGCGGAAACGACCGGCCTACGCCCAAGATTGTTCTGGACATTTTAGGCGTGGACCCTAAGATGGACCCACCTGCGCTGCCGTTCAGGTCCGTCGGCCAGGGGAGCGAGCAGCTCAACTACGGCAAAGTATATTCCGGTCTCTACGAATACGAGGGTAACGTCGTGCCCTATATCGTGGTGGTCAAGGTCGGCAAGGAGTCCGAACAGAGCAAGTCCAAGCCTGGCAACCGAGGCAAGCGAGACTCGCAGATTCTTATGATGAACTTCTTGAACCGGGTGCACCACCGCGCTCCCATGTCAccgctggagctggagatgttCCATCAGGTCAACAATGTCATCGGTGTGGACCCGGAGTTGTATGAATACTGCTTCATGGTCGACGCAGATACCAGTGTCAAGGAGGATTCTCTCAATCGGTTGGTTGCGGCTTGTGCGGCGGACGCGAAGATTGCTGGCATTTGCGGTGAAACCAGTCTCCAGAACGAGGAGCGGAGTTGGTGGACTATGATTCAGGTCTACGAGTACTACATCTCGCATCACCTGGCCAAGTCATTTGAGTCCCTCTTTGGCAGTGTGACCTGTCTCCCTGGATG TTTCTGCCTGTACCGTCTACGGACGGCGGACAAGGGACGCCCTCTGATCATCTCGGATAAAGTAATCAGTGAATATGCGGACAACGACATCGACACGCTTCACAAGAAGAATCTCCTGTCTTTGGGCGAGGATCGGTACTTGACAACGCTCATGACCAAGCACTTCCCGACGATGCGGTACAAGTTCATCCCCGATGCGTTCGCGAGCACGGCGGCACCGGAGACATGGAGCGTGCTCCTGTCCCAGCGACGTCGCTGGATCAACTCGACCATCCACAACCTGGTGGAACTAGCAGCTCTCAAAGACCTGTGTGGTTTCTGCTGTTTCAGTATGCGTTTCGTTGTGCTTGTCGATTTGCTCGGAACGATCATCCTCCCGGCCACCTGCGTCTACCTTGGGTATCTCATCTACCGTGTCGCCAGTGGCACTGGTCCATTCCCAATCATTTCAATTGCAATGCTGGCGGGTGTGTACGGCTTGCAggcgatcatcttcatcatcaagcgACAGTGGCAGCACGTCGGATGGATGATCATCTACATCATTGCATTCCCCATCTACAGCTTCGTCTTGCCGCTCTATTCCTTCTGGTTCCAGGATGACTTTACGTGGGGTAACACCCGCGTGGTCATCGGCGAGAAAGGCGACAAGCGAGTCATTGCCGTGGAGGACGAAGGGTTCGACCCGCGTAGCATTCCGCTCCAGCGCTGGGATGACTACGCCATGGCTAACAGCCTCCCCGGCCGCCGTGGCGATTTCGGCGCCAGCCAGGAGAAGGTTTACTCGACCGGCCGGTACGTCGACGAGACggccatggagatggatgacaTGCACTCGCAGTACTCGTCCGTCCGACCAGCATCCACCATCCTGACTGGATTCCCCGGCCAGGCACGCCAAGTCAACCCTTACATGCCCCCGCAGTCCCCCGGCCCGTTCATGGGCGGCACAAATATGCCAGGCAACCGCAACTCGCACATGTCGAACTTCTCCCGGTACACAGACTATCCGCAAATGGGAGGCGGACCCCCGACAGCGCCATCGCGGCACATGTCCGTCGGCAACCTCAGCGCCTACCAAGACCAGCCCAACCTCCACTCGAGCCGACACAGCATCGGTCTAATGCAGAGCACGGAGAATCTGCTCTCGAATTCGCGGTCTCGCAGTCCGATGGGCCAGTACCCGTCTCGACCGGCTAGTACAACGTTGGATTTCCGCAGTGCCAGCAGCGGACCCGACGAACTGGCTATCACAGAGGCTATCCGGAGCTGTCTGGCTGAGGTGGATTTGGACACGGTGACTAAGAAGCAGG TGCGGTCTCTCGTTGAACAGCGACTCCAAACCTCGCTCACGGGCGACAAGCGTGGGTTCCTGGATCGGCAAATCGACCAGGAACTGGCGAATATGTGA
- a CDS encoding uncharacterized protein (ID:PFLUO_002382-T1.cds;~source:funannotate), which yields MSTDQQPTSSTPPANTHTVPDINSQPQPQPDSSTSQDHQQKEEALAAFTATLHSVGTTLELPLRSRAALIESNAAALERQEAELAGHTAQLAKQNEQWAGLAEDARKGLKEIGDVQNWAELIERDLLVLEEMVDVVERRQDEEDEEDEEMEMEMETGSEHGHGDGERRVNGINTMVAHEEDPKKRKDERKRGWWAWW from the coding sequence ATGTCCACAGACCAGCAACCCACCTCCTCCACACCCCCCGCAAACACGCACACTGTCCCCGACATAAACTCCCAACCGCAGCCCCAACCCGACTCCAGCACCAGCCAAGACCAccagcaaaaagaagaagccctAGCCGCATTCACCGCAACGCTCCACTCAGTGGGCACAACCCTGGAACTACCGCTCCGCTCCCGCGCCGCGCTAATCGAATCCAACGCCGCCGCACTAGAGCGCCAGGAAGCCGAGCTGGCGGGGCATACGGCGCAGCTGGCGAAGCAGAATGAGCAGTGGGCGGgactggcggaggatgcgcGCAAAGGGTTGAAGGAGATTGGCGATGTGCAGAATTGGGCGGAGCTTATTGAGCGGGATttgttggtgttggaggagatggttgatgttgtggagaggaggcaggacgaggaggacgaggaggacgaggagatggagatggagatggagacggGGAGTGAGCATGGACatggggatggggagaggagggtgAATGGGATTAATACTATGGTAGCACATGAAGAAGATCcaaagaagaggaaggatgaACGGAAAAGAGGGTGGtgggcatggtggtga
- a CDS encoding uncharacterized protein (ID:PFLUO_002383-T1.cds;~source:funannotate) produces MKMAAIQAIEARSVHQIQSGQVIVDLCSVAKELVENSLDAGATSIEVRFKNNGLDLIEVQDNGGGIPPDSYESVALKHYTSKLSSFTDLTSLQTFGFRGEAISSLCALADFHIVTAQADQVPRANRLDFESSGKLQKTQIVAGQKGTTASVEGIFKRLPVRRRELEKNIKREYGKVLNLLHAYACISAGVRFSVRNTVGKTRNVVVFTTNGNPTTRENIANVYGAKTLSALIPLDLELEFESTGATRRTGSDRVNQILVRGHISRPVFGEGRQTPDRQMFFVNSRPCGLPQIAKAFNEVYKSFNVSQSPFIFADFQMDTNAYDVNVSPDKRTILLHEAGAMIESLKTSLAQLFEAADQTVPQSQVVGSKQTPAKQQALASLPGFVSARQITASASKTREKPGHDEDENGLIDKESESGRQEAGSEIQRFMSSQDTNTSKERAPPSSSPAASIRPVERASVTRQQREPDSPPAETEDDSGSQIVDDTADISQEASSQPTEVVHRPALQQDETDETPNAVQSAFDRMRPLRRPAEMATITIGGTHTVKSMIGSGNLRKRTSDTAISTNTSANREPKPRKRRIFTPSRPSSFGQSMKAFAAPGTQGQEEEEDDEEDDDEGEELSAEEEEPGDIEENEEDEEMPSEDGDYAPEDTQHTDSPDPAELNDGALDQESITGAYENLDEATKKAQEEAVVQRLIHEAEETAVLPQEHSTSRASKMNKGALHRDATVNLVSTIDGSVSRVQDQITKLRTGLQRHTPVSKPDEPEVSREDKSAEDRLSLTVTKADFAQMRIIGQFNLGFILAVRPGTDHDELFIIDQHASDEKFNFERLQAETVVQNQRLVRPQRLDLTAVEEEIVLANREALEKNGFMVTVDESGDEPIGRRCQLVSLPLSKEVVFGARDLEELIVLLSEWAGLSSASTHSVPRPSKVRKMFAMRACRSSIMVGKTLTSRQMERVVRNMGTIDKPWNCPHGRPTMRHLMSLGQWEAWDEGASNDLDVWKQYLQT; encoded by the exons ATGAAAATGGCCGCGatccaggccatcgaggcccGTTCG GTCCACCAAATCCAGTCGGGCCAGGTCATCGTCGACCTGTGCTCCGTCGCGAAAGAGCTAGTCGAGAACAGTCTCGATGCCGGCGCAACTTCCATCG AGGTTCGATTCAAAAATAACGGGCTAGACCTGATCGAAGTGCAGGATAATGGCGGCGGGATTCCGCCAGACAGCTACGAGAGCGTCG CTTTGAAACATTACACATCCAAGCTATCCTCGTTCACCGATCTCACGTCCCTCCAAACCTTCGGCTTCCGTGGCGAGGCGATCTCCTCGCTCTGCGCGCTCGCCGACTTCCACATCGTCACAGCACAAGCCGACCAAGTTCCTCGCGCGAACCGACTCGACTTTGAATCATCTGGGAAGCTCCAAAAGACCCAGATTGTGGCAGGACAGAAAGGTACCACCGCGTCGGTGGAAGGCATCTTCAAGCGGCTTCCTGTCCGTCGACGGGAACTGGAGAAGAATATCAAGCGGGAATACGGGAAGGTGTTGAATCTGCTACATGCCTACGCCTGTATCAGCGCTGGAGTGCGTTTTAGTGTGCGCAATACCGTGGGCAAGACGCGGAACGTGGTCGTCTTTACCACGAACGGCAACCCAACGACCAGGGAGAATATCGCCAATGTCTACGGCGCAAAGACCTTGTCGGCGCTTATTCCGCTTGATTTGGAGCTGGAGTTTGAGTCCACGGGAGCAACGAGACGAACTGGTAGTGATCGGGTTAACCAAATTCTCGTCCGAGGTCACATCTCACGTCCGGTCTTTGGTGAAGGACGCCAGACGCCAGACCGGCAGATGTTTTTTGTCAACTCGCGTCCTTGCGGGCTTCCTCAGATTGCCAAAGCATTTAACGAAGTGTACAAATCGTTCAATGTGTCGCAGTCGCCGTTCATCTTTGCGGATTTTCAGATGGACACGAATGCCTACGATGTGAATGTCTCGCCTGATAAACGTACTATTCTCCTTCATGAAGCGGGGGCTATGATCGAGTCGCTCAAAACGTCACTGGCACAGCTGTTTGAAGCTGCTGATCAGACTGTTCCGCAGTCACAGGTGGTTGGTTCCAAGCAAACCCCTGCTAAACAGCAAGCGCTAGCATCTCTACCTGGGTTTGTGAGTGCCCGGCAAATCACTGCGAGTGCTTCGAAAACACGCGAAAAGCCAGGccatgacgaagatgaaAATGGATTGATTGACAAAGAGAGCGAGTCTGGCCGGCAAGAAGCTGGAAGCGAGATCCAACGCTTCATGAGCTCGCAAGATACCAACACTAGCAAAGAGCGCGCACCACCCTCGTCGTCTCCGGCCGCGTCTATCAGACCAGTAGAACGAGCGTCCGTCACAAGGCAGCAGCGAGAGCCGGACTCTCCGCCAGCTGAGACTGAGGACGACAGTGGTTCTCAGATAGTTGACGACACTGCCGACATCTCTCAAGAAGCATCTTCCCAGCCAACGGAGGTAGTACATCGTCCAGCCCTACAGCAGGATGAAACCGACGAAACCCCCAACGCAGTCCAATCCGCTTTTGATCGGATGCGTCCTCTACGACGCCCGGCTGAAATggccaccatcaccatcggGGGCACCCATACTGTGAAATCTATGATTGGGAGCGGGAACTTGCGAAAACGAACATCAGATACTGCAATTTCTACCAACACATCCGCCAACAGAGAGCCGAAGCCGCGGAAACGACGGATATTCACGCCGTCGCGGCCGAGTTCATTTGGACAGAGCATGAAAGCCTTTGCGGCCCCGGGAACACAAGggcaggaagaggaagaggatgatgaagaggatgatgatgaaggcgaagaattatccgccgaggaggaggagccaGGCGATATcgaagagaatgaagaagacgaggaaatgCCGTCAGAAGATGGCGACTATGCACCCGAGGACACTCAGCATACTGACTCGCCTGATCCTGCAGAGCTCAACGATGGCGCCCTGGATCAAGAGTCGATCACAGGTGCATATGAAAATCTCGACGAAGCGACGAAAAAAGCACAGGAAGAGGCTGTAGTTCAGCGGCTGATCCATGAAGCCGAAGAAACCGCTGTGCTACCACAGGAACACAGTACCAGTCGAGCCAGCAAGATGAACAAGGGAGCTTTGCACCGTGATGCTACCGTGAATCTGGTCAGTACGATCGACGGATCCGTCTCTCGAGTACAGGATCAAATCACCAAACTGCGGACGGGTCTGCAGCGACATACCCCGGTATCCAAACCGGACGAGCCTGAAGTCTCGCGCGAGGACAAATCCGCAGAAGACCGGCTGTCGCTGACGGTGACCAAAGCCGATTTTGCGCAGATGCGGATCATCGGCCAATTCAACTTGGGATTCATCCTAGCTGTGCGTCCCGGCACTGACCACGATGagctcttcatcatcgaccaaCACGCCTCGGACGAGAAATTTAATTTCGAGCGCCTCCAAGCCGAAACCGTCGTGCAGAACCAACGACTCGTCCGACCGCAGCGGTTAGATTTGACagccgtcgaagaagaaatcgTGCTCGCGAACCGCGAGGCACTTGAGAAAAACGGGTTCATGGTCACCGTCGACGAGAGCGGCGACGAGCCCATCGGTCGACGATGCCAGCTCGTCTCCCTGCCGCTCAGCAAGGAAGTGGTCTTCGGGGCGCGTGATCTAGAGGAACTGATCGTTTTGCTTTCTGAATGGGCGGGTCTGTCTTCTGCTTCGACGCACTCCGTGCCCCGGCCGAGTAAAGTGCGCAAGATGTTCGCCATGCGCGCCTGTCGCTCGAGTATCATGGTTGGCAAGACCCTGACGAGTCGGCAGATGGAGCGCGTCGTGCGCAATATGGGCACGATCGATAAGCCGTGGAACTGTCCGCATGGTCGGCCGACGATGCGTCATCTGATGAGTCTAGGGCAGTGGGAGGCATGGGACGAGGGTGCGAGTAATGACTTGGATGTGTGGAAGCAGTACCTACAGACATGA
- a CDS encoding uncharacterized protein (ID:PFLUO_002384-T1.cds;~source:funannotate), whose amino-acid sequence MGALLSLPLLAVPSVGTLITIGTSCCGAATCGAVCSACGKFNNSIATRIAYAFILLLNSIISWIMLTPWALKKLQHLTLDYMEIQCDGKECYGWVAVHRINFGLGLFHLILALLLLGVHTSKDSRAALQNGFWGPKIILWIAFVVMSFFIPEAFFMVYGSYIAFFCAMLFLLLGLILLVDLAHSWAELCLQKIEDSDSRLWRGLLIGSTLGMYLASIVMTILMYIFFAKGDCRMNQAAITINLIVFLVISMISVQPAVQESNSRAGLAQAAMVTAYCTYLTMSAVSMEPDDNFCNPLIRSRGTRTATIILGAIVTMATIAYTTTRAATQGIALGSKGGHGYVELGTEDNEHGLVTQQPNPRREMRAEALRAAVESGSLPASALDDSDDEDEYENSSKDDERGSTQYNYSLFHIIFFLATTWVGTLLTQNLDLESSQNFAPVGRTYWASWVKIISAWVCYAIYLWTLVAPVLLPDRFAV is encoded by the exons ATGGGCGCCCTCTTGTCCCTGCCGCTGCTAGCGGTGCCGAGCGTTGGCACC CTCATAACCATCGGAACGTCATGCTGTGGAGCTGCAACGTGTGGTGCTGTCTGCAGTGCCTGTGGCAAGTTTAACAACAG TATCGCGACGAGAATCGCCTATGCCTTCATCCTCCTGCTCAACTCCATCATATCCTGGATCATGCTCACGCCATGGGCCCTGAAAAAACTGCAACACTTGACGCTGGACTACATGGAGATCCAATGCGACGGGAAAGAATGTTACGGCTGGGTGGCGGTCCATCGCATCAATTTCGGTCTCGGTCTCTTCCACTTGATTCTCGCCCTTTTGCTGCTCGGCGTCCACACATCCAAAGATAGCCGTGCTGCCCTCCAGAATGGCTTTTGGGGACCGAAGATTATCCTGTGGATCGCATTTGTGGTGATGTCGTTCTTTATCCCCGAAGCCTTCTTCATGGTCTACGGCAGTTACATCGCCTTCTTTTGCGCCatgcttttccttctcctgggTCTGATTCTCCTGGTCGACCTGGCGCATTCTTGGGCAGAGCTGTGTCTGCAGAAGATTGAGGACAGCGACTCGCGTCTGTGGCGCGGCCTGCTGATTGGTTCGACTCTGGGCATGTACCTCGCGTCGATCGTTATGACGATTCTGATGTACATCTTCTTTGCGAAAGGAGACTGCCGGATGAACCAGGCTGCTATTACG ATCAATCTGATCGTCTTCCTGGTCATCTCAATGATATCGGTTCAGCCTGCTGTTCAAGAATCGAATTCCCGAGCGGGCCTGGCGCAAGCGGCCATGGTTACCGCTTACTGCACCTATCTCACTATGTCTGCGGTCTCCATGGAGCCGGATGACAACTTCTGCAACCCACTGATTCGCTCCCGCGGCACGAGAACCGCTACGATTATCCTGGGCGCAATCGTGACAATGGCCACCATTGCGTACACGACCACCCGTGCCGCCACTCAGGGAATTGCATTGGGCTCCAAGGGCGGCCACGGCTACGTCGAGTTGGGCACCGAGGACAACGAGCACGGCTTGGTGACCCAGCAGCCCAATCCCCGCCGCGAGATGCGTGCTGAGGCGCTCCGCGCCGCTGTGGAGAGTGGAAGTCTGCCAGCGAGTGCCTTGGACGACagtgacgacgaggatgagtACGAGAATAGCAGCAAGGACGACGAGCGCGGATCGACGCAGTACAACTACTCGCTCTTCCACatcattttcttcctcgctACGACCTGGGTGGGCACGTTGTTGACCCAGaacctcgacctcgagaGCTCGCAGAACTTTGCTCCCGTGGGCCGGACCTACTGGGCCAGCTGGGTGAAGATCATCAGTGCCTGGGTGTGCTACGCGATCTATCTCTGGACACTGGTGGCGCCGGTTCTCCTGCCGGATCGATTTGCTGTGTAG